In Spodoptera frugiperda isolate SF20-4 chromosome 3, AGI-APGP_CSIRO_Sfru_2.0, whole genome shotgun sequence, the genomic window TTACTAAATATGGTTTCCCGAACAGCCAGTTTGAGCTGGACGATTTGTGGGAGATATGCTATGGGTCTCTGACGGTGAATACTACCAGGTTTCCAAGCATGAAGGAGACTATAGCTATACTAAAACAGAAGGGATACAGGACCACCATGTGGGCCCACCCCTTCCTGAACAAAGGGTGCGATCCTTGGTATACCAATGCGAAGGATTTAGGGTAAGTTTAACGGCGttttataatgatttgtttAATTCTGCAGTAAAGCGATATGAAGAATGCGAAATCGATGAAAGCCAAAACTCATAGGAACTGAATAGAAGTTCAGTACAATAATTGcacaatattaacaaaattataacaataactgAAAAGCAATTTACTAAAACagcaattatttaatttccacCAACAGCTACATTGTATCTTCGGAGACTGGTGAAGTTGACACCAGCTGGTGGAATGACAACGGTACCATCGGTTCCTACATCGACTTCTCCAAGGAGACTGTCAGGAAGTGGTACATGGACCGGCTGATTAGACTGCAGAATGAAACTGGTGTGGACGCGTACAAGTTTGATGGTGGCGAGACCAGCTGGTCGCCTACTGTAAGTATACCGTTCAataacacacaacacaacatcGCGCCTTTTacacacattacggcacttgatgccgctatacaatgtacacccacttttcaccatttgttttataagttccatgtaatagggggtgagcctattgccatatactggacacgattccagactccgtgctaccaccgagtcatttttcgaaaatccgaaaaaaagcccagtagcaCTTTgcgcgacccgggaatcgaacccgagaccccttgatcggcagtcgcacttgcgaccactcgaccaacgaggcagtccgtTCAATAACATTAACATAGTATTACTTCCATGCAATGAAGGCAAGATGTTTAATTATGTCTGGTTTCCCGAAGGTGGCCGTCCTCCAAGGTGACATTTACGAGCACCCGAATCTCATAACCACAGACTACGTCAGGACAGTCGCAGCTTTTGGATCCCTGGTGGAAGTTAGAGTTGGATTTGGGTAATTATAAAATGCCGATATTATACTTATGCGTAACACATAATCCAGTCAAAAGATATTTCGTCACGCCTTCTATcacgtaggcagaggtgcacattatggcactgtacaatgtacacctacttttcacaatttatgctgtaagtcccatgtaatagggtatgagcctattgccatataccggacacatttccagactccgtgctactactaagaaattttcgaaacaccaaaaaagcccagtaatcctttgcccgacccgggaattgagagagaccccttgcccggtaatcgcacttacgaccacttgaccaacgaggtaaAAAATATCGGTCTCAAAATATATTCTAAAAACTATATTTCCTACTCCAGAACTCAAGACCTTCCAATCTTCGTACGGATGATCGACAAGGATACTTACTGGGACTTCCGCAACGGCCTAGCAACCTTAATCACGACGCTGTTCCAAATGAACATCAATGGCTACCCTCTGGTGCTCCCTGACATGATCGGAGGGAACGGGTACAACGAGCCTCCTTCCAGGGAACTGTTCGTCAGGTGGTTACAAGCTAACACCTTCATGCCAAGTCTGCAGTTCTCTTATGTACCCTGGGACTATGATGATGAGGTCAGTTTTGTCATATTAGTCGCGGTACCATTATGTTGAGTTAAAGTGGacgtatatgtatgtgtaagtGGTGAACGTGTATGATTGTAAATGACGATGGGTGGATGCGAAGAGCTGAAGATAAAGTTCATAGTCATTAGTAGAATTTGAAGAGGGCCTAAGTTCCGCAGTGGTTGAAAATggtttgatgatgatgaattttttacatttaacttttaataaagtttacGTCATTCCTGTTTCTTCAATCCTTTTTCCATTAAATTCTTTCCATTTGATTCCACATCATTCGGTcgtccggaggtttaagactccCGCTTCACATGCATAAGAGTGCGGGCTCGAAAcataccaacggcaagtaccaatgtgacatttttcgAGTTAAATatactaagattatttagacatcactgacaaacagtgatggaaaacatcgtgaggaaaccttggtttataatttctaattatcataagtttgaaatcgccaacccgcattgagcaagcgtggtgattaattcaaACCTtatccatgtgagaagaggcctttggtcagttgTTGCCACTTAGGTATAGGCTGATGATCATGGAATTTGTTAATCTGTTCAGATCATAGAAATAAGCAAGAAGTTTGTGAATCTTCACGCGGAATACGCTCCAAACATCATCGAAGCCTGCAAGAAGGCGGTCAGTGACGGCGCTCCGGTCAACATGCCCATCTGGTGGATAGCACCCAACGATACACAAGCGCACGCTATTTGGGAcggtatgtatattgtataaagaCCTATATTCCCGTAAAAGTTCGCTGGTTAGGTAGAGGTGTACGGGGGTCACGTGCTACCATGCACTACACTGCACAGAGAGGTTCAAGAATGTAGGTCTTTAAGGAAGTaccataacaggcgttgcaccataggggctccgaggttggtctactaagaggacccggtgcctcctttaggtgtagatggtggccaccggggaggttttagtgaggtaaggAGGAATAAAAGGTAGAGGTGCAATTGTTATATGTAAAATTCACTTTTAGCTTTGTAGGGATTTCCGAAAATCGAAATAAATCGCATTCATAATTTGTCCGACTTGGGAATTATAGCCGAAACCCCATGTTCAGGCACCCACGCATACAATTCCTTAACCAACGAATCAATgtatacaaaaaacattaaGATGATAAACTAAAACCATAAAACGCTTCTTTATTTAGAATACCTCCTGGGAGAAAAGATCCTTGTAGCGCCAGTGGTGACTGATGGCGCTAGATCCAGGGACATCTACCTTCCAGCAGGCACTTGGTATGACCAGGGGGACAAGAGCAAGGTCATCACAGGCCCCATCACACTGAAGAACTACTCCGCACCTTTGGACACGCTCCCATTCTTCATAAAGGGTAACTCAGAAGCTCCTGTGTACTCTGCTCTCCTGGTATTTATAGGAGTAGTAACTAATTTGTTGTATAGTTGTGTAGTAAagtttaataaatgaataaatatttttttataattgtatgttGTTTACTACTTAACTATgtgatattttcttttgaataaaaattgttttataatttttcgttttcttttaaatCCTATGTTCCGCAAACTATTTCATTCAAATTGTTTAAAGCCAAACTTAATtcaaggatcacctgatggtatctAAGCAATTGGTGGACACTCGTGGTTGCAACAAATAAAACGTAGCAGCTCGACAGTAGCGAAaggctgctcatgaatattagCCTCTAGCTTGAACTGATTCGGAGCTGCAGGTACCTAGCgagtttatcggggctccggctcgaaaagcaggagtaagaacagggtggtttttagtcagtaagagtctgacgctccctctgcccaaggcggaagaagtaattggatagTTCCCCCCCCCCCCTGAAAACAATACATggcttgtaactagtcgagtatcacgtgagtaagccaaaaatcacaataattaacAACTAGAAAACGTtttttcacgccggttttctgagAGACCTTAGTATCACTCTATTCGTACCGAAACATGGGTTCTTCCACATGATAAAGGTATTTCTTTAGCGAAGATTTCCAACTTGGCTAGTCTAATCAAAATCGTCTTATGTTATCCATTGAATGATGTTCGAATTAGCAAAAACACAGATCTCCCAAAGAGATGTCAAGTTTTTGCTCATTACCCTTCAGTCAGAAACTGTCCAAAGAAACACAGTTTCCGTCGAGCACCATGTTTAtgcattttatgataatttcaaACGTTTAGCAGGTAATTTGTTTATAGTTTACCACGCATTTATAGATGGACGTAGGTAATTGTTGTATCTAATTGTGATATTTACGTTTATCTCAACATATTGTTGCATTAGGTagtatttaggtacatatatagCGTCACGCTTTTCGATCTCCGAAGGAGTAGACAAAGATTGAGATCCACAATGCTACACCCCTTTTTCCATTAGTTGTATTATGGATCCAATATTATAAAGGGTGAGGTTATTGCCACACACCGGGCAGAAAGCCTAAGGGCTTTACTCataccttagtacgagtttcctttacgttacggcttaaataaaccaaccaatcaattTAAACGCGTTTTCGATCGCGTTAAACGTGaaaccaactcgtactaagcccacTGAATTCTAATTCAACCAAGCGACCGACAAGGCAGTAGATTTTAAACCAGCGTGTATAATAGGTACGATTTGGTGCATTAATGCGGTGAAAAGTGGATCCGAAAAAAGTATTTAGAGATCGTATTAGATAGAGGCTATATACAATTCCTACACACCCttctatatacctacttatcttCAAATCCTAATACAAAAAACACTTTCTGCACATACCCATGTAACGTCATGccttatccccgaaagggtagatgtgcacattaccgcacgtaatgtcactgtacaatgtatgcCCACttcacatgtaatagggggtgatcctattgcgtggaactaataaaacaatatctacACATACCAAATGACTGTTGAAAAGATCTGAAACGGATCTCCTCATATCAGATCTTAAGAAAActgagaaaaacatgcaaatgTGATGGAAATGAGCAGAGATTACTGATTGTGTTGTCCTTATTAACGAGAGACAATGCGAGCAAGATGTTTGCTGTCCTTATTAAGTTGGTCGCTTCGCTGAGGGCACCAGTACACGTGTGTCCTGCTGACAAGATGCTCGTCTTCGCAAACTGTGAGTACTTTCTGGAGTTACGAGTTCCTACATCTAATAgagtaaatataagtttttaaactgacatggtcatcaTCATggtccgatatttcggcactgttgcaagcgccatgatcacggattaactaaaaacggaaactcatcaaaatgaataaacatggtaaatatcccgtaataagttctaataatagtaatagagTAAAGTTCGTCATAACGTTTGTTCTTACTAAAATCATGTGTGATAttagttttgttaaattaatctCACTGTCGCattcagacacatttaataattacttaaactattccttagtaacgattttgttccgaaaacaattactaaggactgagttaagtaaccattaaatggctAGTAGGTAGTTTAATTTGGATTTAAATGCAAGAAACTGTTCTGTGGCTGCGGAGCGTCGTTAAAAACAAATTAgctttagaaataaaaaaaaacattatagcATTATCCAATGATTCACGAATAAGTGTCGTTTTtgtatacatatcaattttaGCAGCTTTTGATTCACATTAACAGTATATAGTGGtcactgaccaaaggcctcttctcgcacgcaggtttgagcattaatcaccacgcttgctcaaaattagaaattataagcccaggtttcttcatgATGTTTTGCTTCACTGTTTATtaatggtatctaaataatcttaaaaagattgatctttaaaattaaaggtgtaactaaaaataagaaataggtACAAAATCTATGTATTAGAACGTGATTTTACTTACTAATTATTTAGTTTCGGACTACCTAAGTAGgtagctaattaaaatactGATTTATTGAATAATAGTTTATTGACCCCAAAATAATACCTAATCTACTTATACTATTTTAGATTTAactaaaactgaagagtttgttgcGCTAATCTCCTAGTCCGATTTgattaattctttttgtgttgggtagcgCATTTATCGTGGAAGGCTACAACACATCAAGCTaagatcaataggagccgagcagaacgGATGAAACCGCGCAGATGTAGCTAATTGTTTATCAGTTACGTTCAAATTCGATCAATTACCTACCCAATAAAAAAAcactcataatataattaattaaattattagagCAAAACACAGCATCTACAACGCATTTACACCGTGTTtacattatatacaaaattCACGTAAACCAGTGtcgtgtattattttaatgacataTAAAGCCTAACCGCTCTATTATATGGAatggtacataattatattgtctcAACAATTACTTGATGACAATGGGACAAAAAACTGACTCTTTGTATGTGACAACACGCACGCTGTTTTATAGTTTACTCAAGTTCTATAGGAAACtttgtgtttaaaatgtttagtgaaTCATTGTGTGACAGTGTCTTTGTATGTATCGTAGACTTGAAAAatacgcccgggtgtcatcactgtgaggaccgcccggaggacacggtagaacatacggtggcggtgtgccctgcgtgggctgagcaccgccaaatcctcagggatgtggtcggcgacggcgacctctcgcgcccggcactggttcaggccatggtgcggagcgagagggactgggatgccgtctcctccttctgcgaagcagtcatgctagctaaggaggaggcggggcgcgtgagagaacaaacctcctcacgccccagccgtcgcgagagacactccgggcgtaggggatcgcgagacgatctccggccaccgtaagtgcgggcctgcggacggcgagcaagggtagctcgccgcccgaccagatccagacacgtgcgtgcggcgcgtcgcgttccgcgcgcgcctcaaagagccatcagaccaccacagatggggcccagtagggctgatgcctgatccggagctgcggactacctagcgggtttaccggggcttcgggtcgaaaagcaggagaaggaacggggtggtttttagtcagtaagagtctgacactccctttcgccttgcccaaggcgggagaagtcattggatgattttccccctcaaaaaaaaaaaaaaaaaaaaagacttgaaaaatattgtttgcacTAATATATCGTTTAAAGAAATGGCCGAAGTTATACAATattgaagaattttattatgactttcgtgagacatactaaattaattgttatgttacacgatgcggcgattgtcgccgatgctgctcatgaatatgagcctctagcatggcttgaaactagtccagaTCCTCGCCAAACAGTTATGTCAATAAGttgataacataacaattaatattgATGAATTCCGTAACTGCAGAAAAAAACGTCTTACTTAACGACTATTTGATTTACTTAGCGCGTTAGTCAAAAATTATTAAGTAGTCTTGCGAAAATTCCAAAAATACGATCCGATCAAGCTAAACTAGAAGgacaatataaaattttataacaaattttTTAATCGAACACCTGTCGATTTTTAACAGTGGTGCTCGCAGCTCTAGTTGCGTGTGCGCATGCTATCGACATCTGCATCTTGGACTCTCCTAATGTCAAGGCAGAGATAGAGAATAATCCGTTGGGAGGATACAACATTGTTTTGGACAGAAGtaagtatatacctacttatcatttattttatatctacaataacaatatcgtcacgcctttcatccccaaagaggaaggcagaggtgcatctgcaccattacggcacgtaatgcgaATGTACAgtacacacccacttttcaacatttatgttataagtccgatgtcatagggggtgagctattgccatatactgggcaacgGGCCGCCActtgcatccactggctccccgcgactctgacgatgtcgttggttcacctagtgggaggtctgcctaCGTTGCGTCTTCccgtccgcggtcgccactcgaTCACTTATCATGATTTATAATGATCATCGGCTTTCAAATATTTCCAGGAGGTCTATCAGAAGTAATAGCGGTGGTGGGTCGCCGTACCGGAGCCATCAAAGATGTGGTGGAAGATGGCGACGTGGTGATCCAGTTCAGCAACGACACGACTGTCAGGATCAGCAGTGAGGAGGTGGTGGGGGAGAGGAACGGCTACATCATCACCTTCACCTGGGAGGCGCCTAAAGGAGTCAGCTTGGAAGACTGTGTTAATCTTGGTAAGAGAAAGTCTGTGATACGAATTTCGGTTCTATTTCTAAATACATAAATCACCTTATCCTATAAAATCAAGATCCTCACTAAACTGTGATATTTTAACTTGTGAAATAGAAGAACAATAATGCACggttttaaataactttataggTTCACGCCACTGGTACGGAGGACCGCAGCAGAAACGACAGTACTGGCCAATAGAGCGCCTGGTCTTACCAAACTATTCCTACGTGACCAAGGAAGCTGATAATTGTGGTGTGGCTGAACCTTACTGGCTCAACTCCGAAGGCATCTTCTACTACTTCGACAAGAAAGTCCCTCTCTTCGTAGACCAAAACAATCTGGAGAAAAACGCTGCATGTTTCATAGCACAGATCAAATCTCCCTACTCCAGCAAAAGAGCCAAAACAGACCTGATCTACGCGATAGGCATCTTCGACGATGCGAGGAAAGCCCACGAATATGCTGTCGAAAAGTATTTGGAGAAGCCCAAAGGGATTCCTGATGAGAGAATGATCACGTACCCTATTTGGTCCACTTGGGCGAGATATAAGAGAGATGTCAATCACAATACAGTATTGCAGTTCGCTGATGAAATCACCAACAATGGGTTTCCGAACAGTCAGTTGGAGATAGATGATCTTTGGGAGACTTGCTACGGGTCTCAGACGGTGGATGTTGGGAGGTTCCCTAACATTAGGAACACGATGGCCATTTTGAGGGCGAAAGGGTACAGAGTGACATTGTGGACACATCCCTTCATCAATAAAGGATGTGAACCCTGGTATTCTGAAGCTAAGAGTAAAGGGTAAGTGAAATTTAAACTGTGAATAATTTACTTAGGTAACATTCATTTCGATAGTAAGATAGGTTTAATCctattttccattttattttttaagggtttAACCCTTTgtgccaaggcgggagaagtcattcatcacaatgacttttcccaccttgggcgagacgcAAGAGAGCGAAAGAGACACGTGCGGAATTTTTCATTCCTTACAGCGCGATTTTTCTTCTCTATTCAAcaataaaaatctgaaaatattCTTCCTCCTTACCATATTtacaattccccaacaattttattttccagCTACCTGGTAGCCTCGGAGTACGGCTCGGTGGAGACGAGCTGGTGGAATGACAACGAGACCACGACAGCATACATCGACTTCACGAAGCCTGCCGCCAGACAATGGTACCTGGATCGACTGCATCTTCTTAAGAATATTTCTGGAGTCGACAGCTTCAAGTTTGATGGCGGAGAGTCTAGCTGGTCACCACAAGTTAGTTACTGAACCTTTATAATTAGAGTTTGTACTATTGCTAAAGAATAATGTGCAAATCTGACTCTGAATGGATGGGTGGTCTGATCCGAGGCTGTggactagctagcgggtttaccagggctccgacttgaaaagcaggagtaagagtagagtggtttttagtcagtaagactctgacactccctctcgtctcgcccaaaaTTGATGAGTGGTGCTATTATTTTGAACCTTTTTTTGGTAGTCTTAACATTGTCAAAGATAAAATGTCTGTTTAATGCAAGCTGGAATACTCAAGTCCTTTCTCTAAAGACGTCTCAATCTAATTTCATTGCGTCTAGATTCCTGTCCTGCAAGGCGACATTAGAGACCAACCAGGCGTGATATCAGCTGACTACGTGAGAACTGTCGCAGAGTTCGGACCTCTCGTCGAAGTACGAGTTGGATACAGGTAAAAATCGTCACAGtattttctaaacaattttCCAGAACTATCataccgctgtactcagagtcatttgatggttacttacttgacccagtccttagcaattgttttcagatcaaaatcgttactaaggaatagtttaagtaatcgttaaatgactctaagtacggtaGCTAAATTCTTAAGAAAAATGTAGGTAACAGCAAACTGAGTTGTTTAAGCATTTTAAAGATCCATGTTTTGATAATGCAGATCAACCATATAAATAAACCTATACCTATCAACAAAAATAGaccatttatttcaaaacataacTATATTTGCTTCCCCAGAACTCAAGACCTACCAGTATTCATCCGCATGATAGACAAGGACACCTACTGGACCTACGAGAATGGACTCCCGACCCTCATCACCACGCTACTGCAGATGAACATGAACGGCTACCCTCTGGTCCTCCCTGACATGATCGGAGGGAACGGGTACAATGAGCCTCCCACCAAGGAACTGTTCATCAGGTGGCTCCAAGCCAACACCTTCATGCCTAGCATGCAGTTCTCTTATGTGCCTTGGGAATTTGATAATGAGGTAAGTTTTTATAGCTCTTTCCCCCTACTTATGTAGGGGAAAACCAAAAACGAACGaactacctgatggtaagcaattaacACCACCCATGAACACCCTGACCCGCTATACCAGAAAGTCATAAAGTAACAAGTGCTATAGCGGCCCTTTGAATTGTTACCCTTATCGGTTTGGTGGGGAGGTGGCAAAGATTCTtccgcttcttttcgccatcgacctacacgacagcatttccatccccatcatatagatggttggcaggccacaactgtgcgcctctcgcgaaactttctgcctcgcacagcaaaactgtggaatgagctatcgtcgacggtatttccgaaccgataagACCTTCAAACcctcaagaaaagagcatactcctttttaaaaggccggcaacggacCTGTAGCTCCTCTGATGTTgcatgtgtccatgggcggcgctgatcgcatATCAGGAGACTCACTCAAAAAAGATCAAAAagtttaatagattttcttACCAACAGACAATAGCTATAAGCAAGAAGTACGTGCAACTGCACGCGCAGTATGCCCCCGCAATCATCGCGGCGTGCAGGCGAGCAGTTACACACGGGGAGCCCGTCAACCCGCCTATCTGGTGGATAGCACCCAACGATACTGAGGCTCATGATATTTCTGATGGTAAGTcagtgaaggcaatttatttcCTCTTAAAAGCTTTAGACATGAATTACATCTCATTTTATCCCTGAAAGCATCttaagctgcggactacctagcgggattaccggggctccgtccggctcgtaaagcaggagtaggaacggggtggtttttattcagtaatagtctgacactccctcttgcctcgcccacgacgggagaagtcattggatgatattcccctcttaaaaaatcCCTGAAATCATTGGGGCATTTGCAAACTTCGTGTTGTTGCTGGAAAAATATCGGAAAATCTTTATCTTACCTAGTTTACCTGACCTGGGAATAAAACTCGAGACACCTAACTCAGCTGCACTCGTCGAACTCAACGATGAATGTAGTCAAATCAcacgttttgtttaaaatatgccGTACCTAGTTAATAATTAGTATTCTTTCTGTCTCATGATTCCATGATCCAATTTGGAAAGTTCTCATGGCACAGACGTAGGTAATAACTGGTACAATGAACCGTCGCGTGATTTCTAAGGAAGCAATTACTAATTGCACGTAATTTTAACACTCTATAAAAGGATTATAGTGTAGGAACATAATTGCGGTCCATtgtctttatatttttacaaggaaaatgtaagaaaatatccTAAGAGCTCACAATAAAATGTTAGTAGTTAGTGGGTTTGAAATTAACATTACACGAGTTGTGATAGTGTGGAAGCACTAGTTttactaaagtatttttttttatggaataagccggcaaacgagcactcgaaacccgaaacaccagaggcgttacaagtgtgttgccggcctgggggttaggaatttaagggttgttggggaatcagggattcaGAAGGGGGGtgattgagcctccggtaacctcactcacacaacgcaagcgttgtttcacgacggttttctgtgaggccgtgatatcactccggtcaagccggcccattcgtgccgaagcatggctctcccataacGAAAGATGATGCCGcaaaaaaagcaaaattataTCTTAATTTACGTTTCTTCTCCAGAATATCTGCTCGGCGAGAACATCCTGGTGGCACCAGTGATAGAGCGGACAGCTCGCGAGAGGGACGTGTACCTGCCGGCGGGGACCTGGCTGCAGCAGGGGGACCCATCCCGCCCCGTGCAGGGGGGGGACTGGATCCGACACTACCCCGCACCGCTCGACACATTGCCGTACTTTATTagagtgtaattttattttttgtatgtagAGTAGACTAGTGTAGgtgtgaaaatgttttattcctttttgaagtaaattaaaataaaaatactttggaCTTGGAATATTTTCGTCTTATTAGTAagaataatatctttatttttaaccaatttCTTTGATTACAAAAGTAGTATTGTTTTCGTTTTTGTAATCTGTTCATAGATTTTTAGTGGACacgttttataattaaactatttaatatagtgtgaacatagttttatttaattttcatcttatttttccgcatttattgaaattttcaggAGAACGGTTTGAGTTACTTTTACTGGTTAAAAATGACATAATTGACGCAGGAAGCAGAACGTAgatgataaaaaaaacttttaaaaataatccgATTGCCAATATTTCAGCTAccctttggaacgagcacctagctagCTTCACTGCCGGACAACGCACTGAcagattattgtttatttctataataattgttgacgtttcaaaagtacctaagtgcGGTATACCGTATCACCGGTATACCGTAAatcatatatgatttaattgaaataaattatttgactttgactttgaatgaaataacacacattttaacttaaaatatacatttattcctacataatattacattatttacaagcTATGTGTTAACAGTGATATCTCTGACGAGGCCGGCGCCCAGTATCCTGAAGTCTTCGACTATGGCTTCTATGTTCACTCTGTATTTGGTCTCGCCCTTCGCCGTAACTGGCTTGAGCGCATTTGCGTTTGTCaactgtaaacaaaataaaaataattaggtatttattgtaGGTAGGACTAactcgttggtcaagtgatcAAAGGGGCAAAGGGTCGATTCCCAGGACGATTAAACTATTGTTAAGCTTTTTTCAATTCTtagaatatttctcagtagtaccaaGGAGTCTGGAATACTGCCAAGTATACGGCAATgcgctcacccctattacatgcaacttataacacaactggtgaaaagtgggtgtacattgtacagcggcatattacatgccgtaatgtgcacctctacctacaccttcggaggataaaaggcgtgacgttacatacgttacataattaggtattaatgggtgacacaatagaaaacacatctCGCAATTACTGACAAGGTTAATGGGGGGTATTCAATGAAAAGAATATGTAAAGAAACTATTGTTGCATTCATATCAGAAGGTATACCTGAAACTCCTTGTCCTCGTAGACGTCAGGTTTCCACAGCACTGCGATCACCTCGCCGCCGTACGCGTCGTGGAAGAACAACGCGAACTCGCCGTACGCACTCTAACAcaataaatatagaaattaatataaaagttacat contains:
- the LOC118273964 gene encoding myogenesis-regulating glycosidase, with translation MMGLHCVVFAALVVCAHAINQTILNVPGTRAMVETNGVGGFQLTLQRGDNEPESIIWIGRNFPDPTTVVSTNPLILSYDDFNTTVTISGTNVTGNRTGQIISVAWDSPKEYDLEDCVDYGTHQWYGGPQQKGQYWPIQNLNFSEYSYVTKEADNCGVAERYWLNSAGVFYYFDKKVPLFVDSKNLLNNSACFIAKVQPPYSSKRTRNYLIYDIAIFEDVRKAHEYAVETYLKKPTGYPDELMIKYPIWSTWARYKRDVNHAVVLEFADEITKYGFPNSQFELDDLWEICYGSLTVNTTRFPSMKETIAILKQKGYRTTMWAHPFLNKGCDPWYTNAKDLGYIVSSETGEVDTSWWNDNGTIGSYIDFSKETVRKWYMDRLIRLQNETGVDAYKFDGGETSWSPTVAVLQGDIYEHPNLITTDYVRTVAAFGSLVEVRVGFGTQDLPIFVRMIDKDTYWDFRNGLATLITTLFQMNINGYPLVLPDMIGGNGYNEPPSRELFVRWLQANTFMPSLQFSYVPWDYDDEIIEISKKFVNLHAEYAPNIIEACKKAVSDGAPVNMPIWWIAPNDTQAHAIWDEYLLGEKILVAPVVTDGARSRDIYLPAGTWYDQGDKSKVITGPITLKNYSAPLDTLPFFIKGNSEAPVYSALLVFIGVVTNLLYSCVVKFNK
- the LOC118273965 gene encoding myogenesis-regulating glycosidase-like, which produces MFAVLIKLVASLRAPVHVCPADKMLVFANLVLAALVACAHAIDICILDSPNVKAEIENNPLGGYNIVLDRRGLSEVIAVVGRRTGAIKDVVEDGDVVIQFSNDTTVRISSEEVVGERNGYIITFTWEAPKGVSLEDCVNLGSRHWYGGPQQKRQYWPIERLVLPNYSYVTKEADNCGVAEPYWLNSEGIFYYFDKKVPLFVDQNNLEKNAACFIAQIKSPYSSKRAKTDLIYAIGIFDDARKAHEYAVEKYLEKPKGIPDERMITYPIWSTWARYKRDVNHNTVLQFADEITNNGFPNSQLEIDDLWETCYGSQTVDVGRFPNIRNTMAILRAKGYRVTLWTHPFINKGCEPWYSEAKSKGYLVASEYGSVETSWWNDNETTTAYIDFTKPAARQWYLDRLHLLKNISGVDSFKFDGGESSWSPQIPVLQGDIRDQPGVISADYVRTVAEFGPLVEVRVGYRTQDLPVFIRMIDKDTYWTYENGLPTLITTLLQMNMNGYPLVLPDMIGGNGYNEPPTKELFIRWLQANTFMPSMQFSYVPWEFDNETIAISKKYVQLHAQYAPAIIAACRRAVTHGEPVNPPIWWIAPNDTEAHDISDEYLLGENILVAPVIERTARERDVYLPAGTWLQQGDPSRPVQGGDWIRHYPAPLDTLPYFIRV